The following DNA comes from Amycolatopsis albispora.
GAGCCGCTCATCGCTCTTCGGCGTCGCTCAGGCGGCTGGCGAGGGCGGCCACCGTCGGCGCCTCGAAGAGGGCACGCAGGGCGACCGTGCGCCCGACAACCTCGCTGAGCCGGGTGACGACGGTGACCGCCAGCAGCGAATGCCCGCCCAGTTCGAAGAAGTTGTCGCGCCGGCCGACCCGGGGCACGGCTAGCACCTCGGCCCAGATCGCGGCGATGCGCTCCTCCATCGGCGTGCTCGGCGACTCGTACTGGGCCGCCCCGGCCCACTCCGGCCCGTCGTACAGCTGCGGCAGCGACCGCCGGCTCAGCTTCCCGCTGGGCGTACGCGGCAGCTCGGTCACCGGCTGGTAGGCAGCCGGCACCAGGTAGTCGGGCAGGCGGTCGGCGAGGAAGGCGCGGAGCTCGGCGGCGGTCGGCGGGGCGTCCGAGTCCGGCACGACATAGGCGACCAGGCGGACGTCGCCGGCGCCGTGGCGGTGGGCGGAGACGGCGCACTCCCGCACGCCCGGGCAGCCGGTGAGGACCGCCTCGATCTCGGCGACCTCCACCCGGAACCCGCGGATCTTCACCTGGTCGTCGAAGCGGCCGATGAACTCCAGTTGGCCGACGGCGTTCCAGCGGACTCGGTCACCGGTGCGGTACATCCGGGCCCCAGTGCCGAACGGGTCGGGCAGGAACCGCTCCGCCGTCATCTCCGGGCGACCGAGGTAGCCGCGGGCCAGCGCGAGGCCGCCGACGAACAGCTCGCCGGCCACGCCGGGCGGCACCGGCCGCAGTTCGGCGTCGAGCACGTACGCTCGCACGTTGTCGAAGGGCCTGCCGATGGGTGGCAGCTCCGCCCACGTCGTCGGATCGGGGTCGAGCTGGTGGGAGGTGGCCAGGTGCACCTCGATGGGTCCGTACTGGTTGTACAGGGTGCAGGCGGGCATCTGTTCGAAGAAGGCTCGAATCGCCGGGGTGGCCTGGAGCTGCTCGCCCGCCGTGAGCACCGCACGCAGCGACCGCGGGATCCGGCCCAGGCGCACGGCCAGCTCGGCCAGCCCGCGCAGGGCCACGAACGGCATGAATATCCGCTCGATCCGCTGCTCGGAAATCACGTCGAGCAGCCGTTCGAAGTCGTGCCGGACCTCCTCGCTGACCAGGACGAGCGTGTCGCCGACCGACAGCGTGGTCACCATCTCCTGGTAGAAGATGTCGAAGCTGAGCGCGGCCCACTGCAGCGTGCGTCCGCGTCCGCCGGGGCCCTGGCGCCGCTGCCACTGCGCCTGGTTGTGCAGGGCGCGGTGTGACATGGCCACGCCCTTGGGCGTGCCGGTGGACCCCGAGGTGTAGAGCACCCAGGCGATGTTGGCCGGGTCGGCCAGGTTGGGCGGTCCGGTCGCGTCGCACGGTGTGCCGAACACGTCGAGCGCCAGCACCCGCTCCGGCTCGGCGGCCCTGTCCGGTCCGTCCCGATCGCGGATCAGCAGTCGCAGGGCCGCGTCCTCGGCGATCAGCTGCTGGCGGGCCATCGGGTAGGTCGGGTCGATCGGCACACAGGCTCCGCCGGCCTTGAGCACCGCCAGGTTGGCGACCACCATGTCCAAGGATCGGTGCAGCGCGATGCCGACCCGTTCGTCGGGGCCGACGCCCAGCTCGCGCAGGTGCCGGGCCAGGGCGTTCGCTCGGTGGTCCAACTCGCGGTAGGTCAGCGCCCGGCCCTCGAACACCACCGCGGTGGCGTCCGGCGCGGCGGTGGCCTGCCGCTCGATCACCTGGTGCAGGCAGCTGCCGTCGTCGAACCGGTTGGCGGTGTCGTTCCAGACCTCGAGGACCTCGTGCCGCTGCGCGGCGGACATCAGAGGCAGGTCGTCGATCGACACGTCGGGTGCGGCGGCGACCGCGGTGAGGAGGTTGATCAGGTAGCCGGCCAGGCGCTGCATGGTGGAGCGATCGAACAGCGCGGTCCGGTACGCCATGCCGACGTGCATGTCCCCCGCCTCGGTCTCCGAGACCGAGAGCGTGAGGTCGAACATCGCGTTCGGCTCGCCCGGCTCGATCGGCATGACGGTCAGCCCGTCGAGGAGGTCGAACGGCTCTGCCGCCAGGTAGGTGAACAGCACCTGGAAAAGCGGATGTACCGTCAGGTCCCGCTGCGGCCGGAGCTCGGCCACCAGCCGGTCGAACGGCACGTGCCGGTGCTCCAGGGCCTCGACCAGCCGAGGCCGGAGGTGGCCGAGCAGCCCGGCGAAGGTCGGCTGCCCGGCCAGGTCGGCCCGCAGCACCACCGGGTTGACGAAGTGGCCGATGTTGGCGGCGACGTCGGGGTGTGCCCGCCCGTCGACGATCATCCCGATGCTGACGTCGGTCTGCCCGCTCCACCGGTACAGCAGCGTGTGAAACGCTGCGAGCAGCACCATGAACAGCGTGGTGTCCTCGCGCCCGGCCAGTCGGCGCAGCCCGTCGGCCACCTCGGCGGGCACCGGCACCTCGACCATGCCACCGGCGAGGTCGGCGACCGCCGTCCGGGGCCGGTCCGTCGGCAGGTCGAAGACGTGCGGCGCGTCGGCCAGCCGCTCCTTCCAGTAGTCCAGGTGCCGCTTCGCCACGGCACCATCCCGGCCGTGCTGCCACAGTGCGTAGTCGGCGTACTGCATGGTCAGCTCGGGCAGCGGGGACGGGATCCCGGTCCGGTACGCCGCGTAGAGCGTGCGCAGCTCGTGGAAGAGGTGAGCGTACGAAGACCCGTCGATCACCAGGTGATAGGAGCGGAAAACCAGCACGTGCTCGGCCGGGCCGAAGCGGATCAGCTCGGTGCGGAAGTTGCGCGCCACGGAGATGTCGAACCGGTGCTCCGCGTACCTCCGCCTTCGGTCGTCCCACCACCGGTCCTGCTCGGCGACGGACAGGCCGGACACGTCCAGGAAGGTGAAGCGGGGGTCGCCGGCCGGCTCCACCACCTGTACCCCGATCCCGTCGCGCGCGGGGAACGCGGTCCGCAGGATCTCGTGTCGCCGCATGATCTCCGTGATCGCCGAACGCAGGGCCGCCACGTCCAGCTCACCAGCGATGCGGTGCAGGGACGTCTGGTTGTACGCCGGCCCCAGCAGGCCCAGCTGATCGAGGAACCACATGCCCTGCTGGTGCTCGGACAGCGGTATGCTGTCCGGCCGAGCCGCCGGCGCCGCGTCGGCGCGTATCGCGGAGATCAGCTCGTCGCGCCGCTCACGGAGCACCGCCAACCGCTCGCCGTCCAGTGCGCCGGCCGGCCGGTATCGCAGCCTGCCGTCCTGCAGCCACAGCTGGATGCCGGCCGAGCGCAGTTCCTCCAGGAGATCGGAAATCGCGAGCACGGGCTGTCCCTTTCTCTGCGGGCGGCGCGGAGTCCGCTCAGCGCACGCTCAGCGGACGCAGGTCGGTCCAGTGCTGCTCGACGTAGTCCAGACACGCCTGCCGGCTGTCCTCGCCGTACACGATCCGCCAGCCGGCGGGTACCGCCCGGCGGCTCGGCCACAGCGAGTGCTGCTCCTCGTCGTTGACGAGCACCAGGAAGCGGCCCTCCGGGTCGTCGAACGGGTTCATCACATCGACCTCCTCCGCAACGGACGGATTCATGGCATCGACTCCCTTTCCAGCAGTGGTGTGACTGCCCGGGACTCGTGCTTCCGTGTCGCCCGCTTCGGGTAGACGAAGGACAGCAGGAGGCCCGGCATCAACGTGGTGACCAACGCCATGACGACCATCAGCGAGTACAGCCGCTGGTCGAGCAGGCCGATCTGAAGGCCGACCGCCAGCACGATCAGCTCCGTGAGCCCGCGAGTGTTGATCAGCAGGGCGAGCCCGGCGCTGTGCCGGACGGACACCCGGCACAGCCGAGCGGCCCCGAAGACGCCGGCCATCTTGCCGCCGATGGCGACCAGCAGGATCAACAGCAGCAGGCCCACCGCCCGCCAGTCCATCCCGGACAGGTTGACCGCGAAACCGGCGACCACGAAGAACAGGGGCAGCAACACCACTCGGTTGACGCGCTCGGTCCACGGCAGCACGGACGCGCGCAAGGTAGCCGCGCCCGTCCGGGGCATGACCGCACCGAGCAGGAAGGCACCGAAGACCTCGTGCAGCCCCATCCACGAGGTCGCCGCGCACGACAGCACCAGGGCCGCGGCGACCGCGATCGCCAGTCCGGCATCGAGGCTCACCCTGGCCCCCCGGCTCCGTACCCGGGTCCGGGGTGGGCGCTCCGCCAGCTTGGCCAGCAGCGGTCGCACCACCCCGACGAGGATCGCCACGAAGGGCAGGACCAGCAGCACCTGCCATGGCAGCGTGCTTCCGTGGGAGAGGGCGACCAGGACCGAGAGCATCGACCAGGCGAGGACGTCACCGACCGCGGCCGTAGCGAGCGCCAACCCGCCGACGGGAGTGTCGATCAGGTCGCGGTCGGTCAGGATCCGGGCCAGGACGGGGAACGCGGTGATCGACATCGCCGTACCGACGAAGAGGCAGAAGAGAACCGCGGCCCGGCCGGACCGGTCGCCGACGATGCCGATCGCGAACAGGGTGCCGAGCACGAACGGCACGACCATCGAGCCGAGCGAAAGCGCGACGGCGAGCTGGCCCTTCCCGCGCAGGCCGCCGTCGGCCAGGTGCAGCCCCACGAAGAAGATGAAGACGCAGATCCCGACGGTGGACAGCATCTCGAGCGCCGGGCGGATGTCGGTCGGGAACAGCTCACGGGTGATCGCGCCGTGGAACACGGTCGGACCGAGCAGGATGCCACCGACGATCTCGCCGGTCACCTCCGGCTGCCCGAACCGCCGGCACAGGAGCCCGAGTAGCCGGGCCAGCACCATGATCACGAGAATCGCGCGGACGAGCGTCGCGAGCGTACCGATGTCCACGCGTCCGGCTCCCATTCGCCCTCGGTTTGAGCTGGATCGTAGGCCGCGCCACCCGGGGCATCGCAGTCACGTGAACCGGCGACGGGACAGCCCCAGGCCGCCGACGGCATCCTTCCTCCGTTGGGAGGGACACATGGTTGGGAGGCACGAATGACCGGCACGGATGTGGGCCAGGGCGAGGGCTTCGTCTGGCGCGCTCGGGAGCTTGACGGGCACCTGCCGTCCGTCTCGTACGGGGTGACGCTGGTGGGTAAGGCCACGGTCACCAACCCGTCGGGTGCGGGCCTCGCGCGTCACATCGCGGACGTGGCTGCCTACGGCGACTACGCGTTCCTCACGGTATACCGGCATCCGACGTGTGTACGGACCGGCGCCTACGTCATGAACATCAGTGAACCGAAAGCGCCCTTCGAGGTCGAGAGCGCGTTCATCGAGACCACGAATGGCAACTACGTCGGCGAGGGTCCGTGCGTGATCGAGATCGACAACGAGTACTTCAGTGGTGCGCTGTTCATCCACCCCAACGAGCACTACATCCTGGCTGATGCGCCCGATCCGTCCGGGCCGCGCCAGCGGGGTGGCATCAACATCTGGGACGTTTCCGACCCAGAGAATGCCCAGCTCCTCGCCGCCCACGCCGGCGACTACACGGATTCGCACAACGAGCCGGCGGATCAGGCCCTGGCGGCGTACTACACCTGCGCCTGGACAGACAGCTCCACCAGCCGCACCTACGTCGGTTTCGTCACCGACAAGCCCACCACCGACATCGTGATCATGGAGATCACTGATCCCCGTAACCCGGTGATGGTCAACGCCCTTGACCTGAGGATGGCACCGTTCCAGGTGACCGGAGACCCTTCGAGGGGCCTCATCTCGGTGTTCGGGCACGCCGTCGACGTACGCCGGGTCGGCGACCGGTACGTCATGACCGCGACGTACTGGGACGGCGGGTACGTGCTGCTCGACGTCACCGACCCGACGCCGGGCAACGTCTCGCTGATCGCGGGGACCGAGTACGCCGAATTCGACGAGGAGCGTGCCAAGCGCGGGCAACAGATCTGGCCGGAGGGCAACGCCAACCATTGCGACCTCTCGCCCGACGCCGAGTATCTGGTGGGCGCCGACGAGAACATCGAAGCCTATCGCCTTTTCGGCACGATCACATCGGGCCCGCACGCCGGCACCGAGTACGTCGCGGCTTGGAGCTCGGGTTCGGCACCGGTCAATGCCGACCACCCCATCTCTGGTATGCCCACCTTTGTCGGCTCCGGCTGCCCGGGCACCGTGCCGCCCGGGCGCGGGATCGCGCTCATCGAGCGTGACGCCTCGATCCTGACCGGCGGGTCGGCCCCGGGGTGCGCGTTCCAGGAGAAGCTGGATGCCATCACCGCGGCCGGCTACAGCGCTGGCATCATCTTCAACCACCAGGGACCGGACGCTATGCAGCAGTTCCCCACGGCGGCCAGGGGAACGATCCCGCTGATGTTCGTCAACCGCCTGACGGGTCTGCGGCTTCTCGGTGTGCCTGGCGTAACCGCGGAGACCGCCGGCACCACCCCGACACCGGCCAATCCGGTGGCCTGCGCGACCGATGTCAAGTCGGAGTTCGTGGGCTGGGGCTGCCTCCGGCTGTTCAAGACGGACATCCCTGGCAGCGCTGGCGCCGGTTCGGCCACTCAGGTTGACACGTACGCCATCCCCGAGTCACAGGACCCGAGGTACGGCACCGGCTTCGGCGACTTCTCGGCGTCGCACGTGGCGATCGACCCCGATCGCCGGCTGGTGTACGCGACCTTCTTCGCCGGTGGCCTCCGGGTGCTGAGCTACGGCAGCGACGGTCTGCGGGAGGTCGGCGCCTTCCGCGAGCCCGGCATCGACTTCTGGGGCGTCAAAATCCACAAGATCGGTGAGAAGAACTACGTCCTGGTTTCCGACCGGAACTTCGGCCTCTACATCTTCGACATCTGATCACGCGCTGAGAGGCATCAGCCAAAATCTGAGGAGCCCGGGGTGTCCAATCCGACCATGAAGTCCGACCTCGTATTCGCCGCTGGCACCAAGAGACCGGCCAAGGCCAATGTGGTGATCATCGGCAACGGCGCGCTCGGCCTGTTTCTTGCTGACGAGTTGATCGAGCGCCAGGTCGGATCAGTGGTGGTAGTGGGTCCGAGCCATCGCGACACGGGCGCCAGCCAGGCGGCCGGTGCGATGCTCGGCTGTTTCGGTGAGACCACGACCGAAACGCTGCGGACCGACGCCGCGCGGACGAGGTTCGAGCTCGGCCTGTCCGCCCATGACAAATGGCCCGAGACGCTGCGGCGGCTCGATGAGTTCGCGCCATCCGACCGGCCGCTGCAGACAACGACGGAATCGCACATCATCTTGAACTCCGTCGGAGCCGAATTGGACACGGTGAACTTCGCCGCGATAATCGACGCCCTCGACCAGTACGAAAGGCCATGGAAGGAGGTCGACCCGGCCGACATTCCCGGCTACCACCCCCGGACGGAGTCGCGCGCATTGCGTGCCCTTCATCTGCCGACGGAGGGAGCCGTGGATGCTCGCGGGGTGCTGGCGTCGCTGGAACGCAGACTGCGGCATGGCGGAGCGATCCTTCTCGATCAGACAGTACGGAGGCTGGTCGGCAGCGACGAGGAGGTGACCGCGGTCGAGCTGGACGACGGCCATCTCATCGAAGCCGGCACTGTCGTCGTGGCCGCCGGCATCCACAGTGAGTCGCTGGTGCGAACCGTGTTCGACGTGCCCGATCTGATGCCGACCTTTCCGGGGCTCGGCTTCGCGATGATCGCCAAGCGGACCGGGGGTGAACCGTTCACCAGCGTGGTTCGGACGCCGAATCGCGGTTTCGCCTGCGGACTGCACGTGGTGCCGCAAGGCGGCGGGCTGGAGTACTACGGCGCGACCAACCGCTTGGTGCACACTGTCTCCAGTGTCACCTGGATGGCCGACGTCCGCTTCCTGGCCCAGTACTCAATGCAACAGCTCGACGAGCGGGCAGCCACCCACGAGGTCACGAAATGGTGCACCGGCAACCGCCCCGTCACGCTCGACGGATTCCCGTTGGTCGGCTGGATGCCACTCTCGGGCCTGTATCTGATGACGGGCACCTACCGTGACGGCTTCCACTGTGCGCCCCTGCTGGCCGAGCACGTCGCCAATGAACTGCAAGGAAAGTCCGGAATCATCGACTCGATTTTCCAGCCGATGCGCAAGCCAGTGGCGACCAGGACCGTCGAATGGTCGATCGATGAATATGTCACACACAGCCTTGCCGCCTGGTTCGAGACCGGCGCACAGGCCGCACCACAGATGACGACCTCGCAGCTCACCGACTACTACCGGAACTTGGCCGTGCAGACCTATGAGCAACTCGGCGTCGATTACGCCCTGGGCCCCGACATTCTCTGGTACGCACAGGGGAACCTGCATGGTGCACGTCGTGTCGCGCGCTATCTGCGCGCCTTCAAGGGCGATGGTGACGTGGCCGAACCGACTGGGGCCACCACCGGCACCGGGGGAACGCGGTAGCAATGCCCGCTTATCAACCATCTGTCGCGGACACCATTCGCAGCCTCGTGACGAAGCAGCTCAACCTGAATGGGTACAGCCAGAATCTTCGCCCTGACGACAACCTCTGGCGCTTGGGCATGACCTCCTTGACCTGCCTGGGTCTGATGTTGTCCATCGAGGACACGTTCGAGATCGAGCTGCCGGAGGAGGCGCTCAAGGAGTCGACCTTCCGCAGCATCAACACGATATCCGCGGCGGTGGAGAGTTCTCGCAAATAGGTAGGAGTGTGGGGGTAGCAATGCCGACACGCGAGTCGCGCCCGAGAAACCCGCTCCCACCGTTTCGCGACGGCACGGCGAGCGAATTCCCGTTGTCGGCGGGACAGGAGCGACTGTGGTGGCTGCGCCAGCTGGACTCGTCGCACGACCAGTACCACATCAGCTGTGGCTGGCGGTTTCCGGCGGAGGCGAGCCGCGAGGCATTGCTCGCCGCCCTCGACGCCCTGGTGCGGCGCCACGAGATCCTGCGGACGAAGTTCCTCATGTCGCCGGACGGCGCGGTGAGCCAGGAGATCGTCGACCATGTCGAGATCCCGCTCGTCTGGGCCGGCCGCGACTGGCAGGAAGCCGTCGAACAGGCCGCCGTGCGGCCCTTCGACCTGGCGCGGCCCCCGCTGTTTCGAGCGGTGGCCGCGGAGTTGGTCGACGGGCCCGGCCTGTTGGTGACGATGCACCACATCATCACCGACCGGTGGTCGATGGACGTCTTCGCCAGGGATCTGTTCGAGCTGTACGAGGCGGCCTTGAAGGCCAGGACACCGCGCCTTCCGAGGCTGGCCGTCCAGTACGGCGACTACGCCAGGTGGCAGCGCGACTTCCTGACCGACGACCTGCTCCGATCCCAGCTGAACTACTGGACCGAGGCGCTGGCCGGCTGCGAACCGTTGGAACTGCCCCTGGATCGGCCTCGGCCCACGGCGATCGACGCGATCGGCGAGACGGTCGTCCTCGAGCTGCCGAGGGAGGCCACGGCGGCCATGACCGCCCTGGCCTGGCGTACGCGCGCGAGCCCGGCGATGGTGGTCACTGCCGCGTTCGTCGCGACGCTCCGGGCCTTCTGCGGCCAGTCCGACGTCGTCATCGGTGCCATCGTGTCCGACCGGACACACCCGGACCTGCGAGATCTGATCGGGTTCTTCATCAACACCATGATCCTGCGGGTCGACCTGACCACGACGGAGCTGACCTTTCGCGAGGCGATCACCCGAACCCGGGACGCCTGGATGGCCGCGGACGCGCACCAGGACGCGCGGCTCGAGCAGATCGTGGGTGCGCTCAACGCCGGGTCGGAGGCGCACCGGAATCCGATCTTCGACGTCGTGGTGAACCACGCCGGCGACCGGGAGGACCTGGCCGAGGATCCAGACGCGCCGATGTGGTGGGAACCCGACCTGCCGGTGACCGCCAGGTTCGACCTCTCGCTCACCACCCGGATCGTCGAGGGGCGGCTGCGGGCGACCTTCGTGTACCCGACCGCGCTGTTCAACCGGGCCACGATCGCCACCCTCGCGGACCGCTACATCCGCACGCTCGAACAGGGCGTGGCGACGCCGGACGCGCCGATGCGCGACTTCGACCTGCTCACCCGGGCCGACCGCACGCTGCTGCGGCGCGGCAACGATCGGACTCCGGCGTCCGGGACCACCGTCGTCGAACGTCTGCAGACCCGGGCCGCCCGCACGCCGGACGCGCCGGCGGTCGTCGGCCACGGCGGCCCGCTGTCCTACGGGCAGTTGAACGAACGCGCGAACCGGCTGGCCCGACACCTGCTGACCCTGGGCGCCGGACCGGAGCAGGTGGTCGGCGTCTGCCTGGAACGCACCGTCGAACGATTCGTGGTGCTGCTCGCGCTGGCCAAATGTGGCGCAGCGTACCTACCGGTCGACCCCGACTTCCCAGCCGATCGGATCCGCCTCCTGATGTCGGATGCCGCCGCGGTCTTGATGATCGTCGGCTCACCGCTGCTGGCCCGCCTGCCCTCGATGGAGACGCCGGTTGTCACCATCGGTGACGGCAGCCCGGACCTGACCGGATACGCCACCGGCAATCTTCCGGCTCTCCCGGCTCCGGACAGTCTGGCCTACCTGATATCGACATCCGGATCGACCGGAAACCCCAAGTCGGTGGCGATCTCACATCGAGCCCTGAGCCGACTGGTGGAAGGCGCACCGCACTATCTCGAGGTAGGCCCGGGATCGGTGTTTCTCCAGACCGGTCCGCTGACCTTCGATGTCGCCGTGCTCGAATGGGCACCGTTGGCCCACGGCGGCCGGGTGGTGATCGCCGAAACCGGGTCCCTTCTCGACGGTCTGCGGGATGTCCTGTGCGAACACCAGGTCACCACGCTCAAGCTGGTCTCTCCGCAGCTCGACATCCTCGTCGAGCAGGATCCGCATATCCTGTCCGGGCTGCGCCAGCTCGTCGTCGGCGGCGACGTTGTCAACCCGAGGAGCTTCGCCCTGGTGGACGGACTCCTACCCGGCTGCCGGGTCGTGGCGTCGTACGGTCCGACCGAGTGCACGGTGCTGGCCACCGTGTTCGAAGGCGA
Coding sequences within:
- a CDS encoding non-ribosomal peptide synthetase — translated: MLAISDLLEELRSAGIQLWLQDGRLRYRPAGALDGERLAVLRERRDELISAIRADAAPAARPDSIPLSEHQQGMWFLDQLGLLGPAYNQTSLHRIAGELDVAALRSAITEIMRRHEILRTAFPARDGIGVQVVEPAGDPRFTFLDVSGLSVAEQDRWWDDRRRRYAEHRFDISVARNFRTELIRFGPAEHVLVFRSYHLVIDGSSYAHLFHELRTLYAAYRTGIPSPLPELTMQYADYALWQHGRDGAVAKRHLDYWKERLADAPHVFDLPTDRPRTAVADLAGGMVEVPVPAEVADGLRRLAGREDTTLFMVLLAAFHTLLYRWSGQTDVSIGMIVDGRAHPDVAANIGHFVNPVVLRADLAGQPTFAGLLGHLRPRLVEALEHRHVPFDRLVAELRPQRDLTVHPLFQVLFTYLAAEPFDLLDGLTVMPIEPGEPNAMFDLTLSVSETEAGDMHVGMAYRTALFDRSTMQRLAGYLINLLTAVAAAPDVSIDDLPLMSAAQRHEVLEVWNDTANRFDDGSCLHQVIERQATAAPDATAVVFEGRALTYRELDHRANALARHLRELGVGPDERVGIALHRSLDMVVANLAVLKAGGACVPIDPTYPMARQQLIAEDAALRLLIRDRDGPDRAAEPERVLALDVFGTPCDATGPPNLADPANIAWVLYTSGSTGTPKGVAMSHRALHNQAQWQRRQGPGGRGRTLQWAALSFDIFYQEMVTTLSVGDTLVLVSEEVRHDFERLLDVISEQRIERIFMPFVALRGLAELAVRLGRIPRSLRAVLTAGEQLQATPAIRAFFEQMPACTLYNQYGPIEVHLATSHQLDPDPTTWAELPPIGRPFDNVRAYVLDAELRPVPPGVAGELFVGGLALARGYLGRPEMTAERFLPDPFGTGARMYRTGDRVRWNAVGQLEFIGRFDDQVKIRGFRVEVAEIEAVLTGCPGVRECAVSAHRHGAGDVRLVAYVVPDSDAPPTAAELRAFLADRLPDYLVPAAYQPVTELPRTPSGKLSRRSLPQLYDGPEWAGAAQYESPSTPMEERIAAIWAEVLAVPRVGRRDNFFELGGHSLLAVTVVTRLSEVVGRTVALRALFEAPTVAALASRLSDAEER
- a CDS encoding MbtH family protein; the encoded protein is MMNPFDDPEGRFLVLVNDEEQHSLWPSRRAVPAGWRIVYGEDSRQACLDYVEQHWTDLRPLSVR
- a CDS encoding cation:proton antiporter; amino-acid sequence: MDIGTLATLVRAILVIMVLARLLGLLCRRFGQPEVTGEIVGGILLGPTVFHGAITRELFPTDIRPALEMLSTVGICVFIFFVGLHLADGGLRGKGQLAVALSLGSMVVPFVLGTLFAIGIVGDRSGRAAVLFCLFVGTAMSITAFPVLARILTDRDLIDTPVGGLALATAAVGDVLAWSMLSVLVALSHGSTLPWQVLLVLPFVAILVGVVRPLLAKLAERPPRTRVRSRGARVSLDAGLAIAVAAALVLSCAATSWMGLHEVFGAFLLGAVMPRTGAATLRASVLPWTERVNRVVLLPLFFVVAGFAVNLSGMDWRAVGLLLLILLVAIGGKMAGVFGAARLCRVSVRHSAGLALLINTRGLTELIVLAVGLQIGLLDQRLYSLMVVMALVTTLMPGLLLSFVYPKRATRKHESRAVTPLLERESMP
- a CDS encoding PA domain-containing protein — encoded protein: MTGTDVGQGEGFVWRARELDGHLPSVSYGVTLVGKATVTNPSGAGLARHIADVAAYGDYAFLTVYRHPTCVRTGAYVMNISEPKAPFEVESAFIETTNGNYVGEGPCVIEIDNEYFSGALFIHPNEHYILADAPDPSGPRQRGGINIWDVSDPENAQLLAAHAGDYTDSHNEPADQALAAYYTCAWTDSSTSRTYVGFVTDKPTTDIVIMEITDPRNPVMVNALDLRMAPFQVTGDPSRGLISVFGHAVDVRRVGDRYVMTATYWDGGYVLLDVTDPTPGNVSLIAGTEYAEFDEERAKRGQQIWPEGNANHCDLSPDAEYLVGADENIEAYRLFGTITSGPHAGTEYVAAWSSGSAPVNADHPISGMPTFVGSGCPGTVPPGRGIALIERDASILTGGSAPGCAFQEKLDAITAAGYSAGIIFNHQGPDAMQQFPTAARGTIPLMFVNRLTGLRLLGVPGVTAETAGTTPTPANPVACATDVKSEFVGWGCLRLFKTDIPGSAGAGSATQVDTYAIPESQDPRYGTGFGDFSASHVAIDPDRRLVYATFFAGGLRVLSYGSDGLREVGAFREPGIDFWGVKIHKIGEKNYVLVSDRNFGLYIFDI
- a CDS encoding NAD(P)/FAD-dependent oxidoreductase codes for the protein MSNPTMKSDLVFAAGTKRPAKANVVIIGNGALGLFLADELIERQVGSVVVVGPSHRDTGASQAAGAMLGCFGETTTETLRTDAARTRFELGLSAHDKWPETLRRLDEFAPSDRPLQTTTESHIILNSVGAELDTVNFAAIIDALDQYERPWKEVDPADIPGYHPRTESRALRALHLPTEGAVDARGVLASLERRLRHGGAILLDQTVRRLVGSDEEVTAVELDDGHLIEAGTVVVAAGIHSESLVRTVFDVPDLMPTFPGLGFAMIAKRTGGEPFTSVVRTPNRGFACGLHVVPQGGGLEYYGATNRLVHTVSSVTWMADVRFLAQYSMQQLDERAATHEVTKWCTGNRPVTLDGFPLVGWMPLSGLYLMTGTYRDGFHCAPLLAEHVANELQGKSGIIDSIFQPMRKPVATRTVEWSIDEYVTHSLAAWFETGAQAAPQMTTSQLTDYYRNLAVQTYEQLGVDYALGPDILWYAQGNLHGARRVARYLRAFKGDGDVAEPTGATTGTGGTR
- a CDS encoding phosphopantetheine-binding protein, whose protein sequence is MTKQLNLNGYSQNLRPDDNLWRLGMTSLTCLGLMLSIEDTFEIELPEEALKESTFRSINTISAAVESSRK
- a CDS encoding non-ribosomal peptide synthetase — encoded protein: MPTRESRPRNPLPPFRDGTASEFPLSAGQERLWWLRQLDSSHDQYHISCGWRFPAEASREALLAALDALVRRHEILRTKFLMSPDGAVSQEIVDHVEIPLVWAGRDWQEAVEQAAVRPFDLARPPLFRAVAAELVDGPGLLVTMHHIITDRWSMDVFARDLFELYEAALKARTPRLPRLAVQYGDYARWQRDFLTDDLLRSQLNYWTEALAGCEPLELPLDRPRPTAIDAIGETVVLELPREATAAMTALAWRTRASPAMVVTAAFVATLRAFCGQSDVVIGAIVSDRTHPDLRDLIGFFINTMILRVDLTTTELTFREAITRTRDAWMAADAHQDARLEQIVGALNAGSEAHRNPIFDVVVNHAGDREDLAEDPDAPMWWEPDLPVTARFDLSLTTRIVEGRLRATFVYPTALFNRATIATLADRYIRTLEQGVATPDAPMRDFDLLTRADRTLLRRGNDRTPASGTTVVERLQTRAARTPDAPAVVGHGGPLSYGQLNERANRLARHLLTLGAGPEQVVGVCLERTVERFVVLLALAKCGAAYLPVDPDFPADRIRLLMSDAAAVLMIVGSPLLARLPSMETPVVTIGDGSPDLTGYATGNLPALPAPDSLAYLISTSGSTGNPKSVAISHRALSRLVEGAPHYLEVGPGSVFLQTGPLTFDVAVLEWAPLAHGGRVVIAETGSLLDGLRDVLCEHQVTTLKLVSPQLDILVEQDPHILSGLRQLVVGGDVVNPRSFALVDGLLPGCRVVASYGPTECTVLATVFEGEPWSGRVPIGRPIPHTSAYLLDEDLQPVSVGMRGEIFLAGDGLARGYHSRPGLTAASFLPDPFGPPGSRMYRTGDLGRYLPNGAIDFLGRTDHQVKIRGFRIETSEVEHALLRHPDITAAAVVRATLATGPALVAYIVAARSVDVGALRDMLRETLPAYLRPDHFVTIPRFPLTANNKLDRAALPPVTTATTRAGVDLPPATGLEARVVAAWSAALGRPLSASDDFFDQGGHSLMVPRATATVRRELGREVPLQLMLEHRTPASYAAAILRESLPDLSAASREDRLVQRTWRGEKLAGCRRVDLFISTENPLRKNADLPLLIVLDGSEFVEIMRLPAILDRLSRQDRIPTTAAIFLSPSEWPTRRGELLDDGIVDALADELIPYLRTWLGNRPVGRAVAVGASLGAVTAIRSALRRPDRFHGAVALSGPVSEHRLGPARPGRSRGGSRFFLSASREEKDIILDDGLSLVEATERTADELAADGHVVRSAIGEGGHTYAAWESMLPDAIRWSLGDRP